In Acinonyx jubatus isolate Ajub_Pintada_27869175 chromosome B3, VMU_Ajub_asm_v1.0, whole genome shotgun sequence, a genomic segment contains:
- the ZFHX2 gene encoding zinc finger homeobox protein 2 isoform X1 has translation MATLNSSSTTGTTPTPGHNAPSPPPDTSPPGTPADPVTKDPPAAPSTSESMRPSEPGGQALESGCGLVPPKETGEPREEAGCGGFSPKDLGVQEDKEQEEEGGGLPPVDLSNHLFFTAGGEAYLVAKLSLSGGSELLLPKGFPWGEVGIKEEPSLPLLAHLPSAHLTALHIQHGFDPIQGFSSSDQILSHDTSAPSPATCEGRDGAFWSYQLAPNPPGDPKDGPMGSRGGDHRALFWLCLLCRLGFSRAQAFMGHTQSHGVKLTPAQHLGLPSNAAVLQVGDEGRMALLSFLEPKPPARPPLEMPLDNSSMVNTEANVAQTEDGPPEAEAPVLPAEEVRALSPPSPATTPATWDPSPTQAKESPMAAGEAGPDWFPEGQEEEGGLCPPLNQSSPASKEGGTLSAPVGSPEDPSDPPQPYRLAEDYTPAPAAFQGLSLSSHMSLLHSRNSCKTLKCPKCNWHYKYQQTLDVHMREKHPESNSHCSYCSAGGAHPRLARGESYNCGYKPYRCDVCNYSTTTKGNLSIHMQSDKHLANLQGFQAGPGGQGSPPEAPLPSSAGDKEPKTKSSWQCKVCSYETNISRNLRIHMTSEKHMQNVLMLHQGLPLGLPPGLVGPGPPPPAGAAPATPPELFQYFGPQALGQPQAPLPGPGLRPDKPLEAQLLLNGFHHLGAPARKFPPPAPGSLSPDTHLPPSQLLGSLSDSLPTSPPPDDSPSLKVFRCLVCQAFSTDNLELLLYHCSVGRSLPEAEWKEVAGDTHRCKLCCYGTQLKANFQLHLKTDKHAQKYQLAAHLREGGGAVGTPSPVPLGDGAPYGSVPPLHLRCNICDFESNSKEKMQLHARGAAHEENSQIYKFLLEMEGAAAGAELGLFRCLLCAWETPSRLAVLQHLRAPAHRDAQAQRRLQLLQSGPAAEEGLSALQSILSFSHGQLRTPGKPPVTPLAELPTPEKDAQNKTEQLASEEVENKSGSRGDSANQTTVRTGVFCCPYCSFLNPEPEQVRAHTLSQHAVQPKYRCPLCQEQLVGRPALHFHLSHLHNVVPECVEKLLLVATTVEMTFTTKVLPGPTLCPLGDAPEPPAPGPEPEPSREQGAEGPQLTPEASPDPLPEPPPPLAEAPDKPPGSPDQPPSPAPSPASRPDVLAEELAPPPTMAEEEEGRVGEPRPAEPAPSDSRHPLTYRKTTNFALDKFLDPARPYKCTVCKESFTQKNILLVHYNSVSHLHKMKKAAIDPSGPARGEAGAAPPTAAATDKPFKCTVCRVSYNQSSTLEIHMRSVLHQTRSRGTKTDAKAEGPERGQEEPKEGETEGETGTEKKGPDPGGFVSGLPFLSPPPPPLDLHRFPAPLFTPPVLPPFPLVPESLLKLQQQQLLLPFYLHDLKVGPKLALAGPAPLLSLPAATPPPPPSKAELAEREWERPPMVEEGNEAGPASPPNSTPNEAARTAAKALLENFGFELVIQYNEGKQAVPPPPTPPPPEALGGGEKLACGACGKLFSNMLILKTHEEHVHRRFLPFEALSRYAAQFRKSYDSLYPPPAEPPKPPDGSLDSPAPQLGPPFLVPESEAGGARPSEERSRAGGRWPPEEEESSRGNLPPLLPAGRRFSRTKFTEFQTQALQSFFETSAYPKDGEVERLASLLGLATRVVVVWFQNARQKARKNAIEGGPVPTGGGSGGASGCRRCHATFSCVFELVRHLKKCYDDQPPEEEEEEAERGEEEEEVEEEDAEEEQSLEPPARPGGPSPEPADREELSQAEATNPGGKEPEGRAPPSPSPVHACDQCTMSFPSQDLLTSHRRLHFMPSLQPGAAPHLLDLPLLVFGERSPLVAGAPQAPGPLLKRKHEEGSLSPTGSEAGGGGEGEPPRDKRLRTTILPEQLEILYRWYMQDSNPTRKMLDCISEEVGLKKRVVQVWFQNTRARERKGQFRSTPGGVPNPAVKPPITPAPAAFPKFNLLLGKVDDGSGREAPKREAPAFPYPPVTPAAGPLAFLPPGKEATTPTPEPPLPLPPPPPPSEEEATEEPSKASPESEACSPSAGDLSDSSASSLAEPESPGAGGSSGGTGSGVGVPDGMGQRRYRTQMSSLQLKIMKACYEAYRTPTMQECEVLGEEIGLPKRVIQVWFQNARAKEKKAKLQGAAVGGAGGNGEGPLGAQRTDCPYCDIKYDFYVSCRGHLFSRQHLAKLKEAVRAQLKSESKCYELAPAPEAPPAPKAPPATTPASVPLGAGPALPRLAPVLLSGPALAQPPLGSLAPFNSGPAASSGLLGLATSVLPATTVVQTAGPGCPLPQRPVPEQTNNSTAGTTDPAPGPPTEPSGDKVSGERKPVAAPTNSSTDALKNLKALKATVPALLGGQFLPFPLPPAGGATPPAVFGPQLQGAYFQQLYGMKKGLFPMNPVIPQTLIGLLPNALLQPPPQPPEPTATAPPKPPELPAPGEGEAGEADELLSGSTGISTVDVTHRYLCRQCKMAFDGEAPATAHQRSFCFFGRGSGGSVPPPLRVPICTYHCLACEVLLSGHEALASHLRSSAHRRKAAPPPGGPPITVTNAATAATAAVAFAKEEARLPHTDSNPKTTTTSTLLAL, from the exons ATGGCCACCCTTAACTCATCCTCTACCACtggcaccacccccacccctggacaCAATGCCCCGTCTCCGCCTCCGGACACCTCCCCCCCTGGCACCCCCGCTGATCCTGTCACCAAAGAtccccctgctgccccctccACCTCTGAGAGCATGAGGCCCTCAGAGCCAGGAGGACAGGCCCTGGAGTCGGGCTGTGGCCTCGTCCCACCAAAGGAGACTGGGGAGCCCCGAGAAGAGGCTGGCTGTGGTGGCTTCTCACCAAAGGACCTAGGAGTGCAAGAGGacaaggagcaggaggaggaaggaggagggctcCCTCCCGTGGACCTAAGCAACCATTTATTCTTCACAGCTGGTGGTGAGGCCTACCTAGTAGCCAAGCTGTCCCTGTCAGGTGGCAGTGAACTCCTGTTACCAAAGGGCTTCCCCTGGGGCGAGGTGGGAATCAAGGAGGAGCCCAGCTTGCCCCTCCTTGCCCACCTACCCTCTGCACACCTCACTGCCCTTCACATCCAACATGGCTTTGACCCAATCCAAGGCTTTAGCTCTTCTGACCAAATTCTGTCCCATGATACCTCAGCGCCATCTCCGGCCACCTGTGAGGGAAGGGATGGAGCCTTCTGGAGCTACCAGCTGGCTCCAAACCCACCCGGAGATCCCAAAGATGGCCCtatggggagcaggggaggagaccACAGGGCACTCTTCTGGCTCTGCCTCCTGTGCCGCCTGGGTTTCAGCAGGGCCCAGGCCTTTATGGGTCACACACAGTCTCATGGGGTGAAGCTAACCCCTGCTCAACATCTGGGCCTGCCCAGTAATGCAGCTGTGCTTCAGGTGGGAGATGAGGGCCGCATGGCCCTCCTAAGCTTTCTGGAACCAAAACCACCTGCTCGCCCCCCTTTAGAAATGCCCCTTGATAATAGCAGCATGGTGAACACAGAGGCCAATGTAGCCCAGACTGAGGATGGTCCCCCTGAGGCAGAAGCTCCTGTCCTGCCTGCGGAAGAAGTCAGGGCACTTAGCCCACCCTCCCCCGCAACAACTCCCGCCACCTGGGACCCCAGCCCAACCCAAGCCAAAGAATCGCCAATGGCAGCTGGCGAGGCAGGGCCAGATTGGTTCCCGGAGGggcaagaagaggagggagggctcTGCCCCCCACTGAACCAAAGCTCACCTGCCTCTAAGGAGGGGggcactctctctgccccagtcGGCTCCCCTGAAGACCCCAGCGACCCACCCCAGCCCTACCGCCTAGCTGAAGACTACACCCCAGCCCCTGCGGCCTTCCAGGGCCTCAGCCTGTCCAGCCACATGTCTCTGTTACACTCTCGCAACTCCTGCAAGACGCTCAAGTGTCCCAAGTGCAACTGGCACTACAAGTACCAGCAGACCCTGGACGTACACATGCGGGAAAAGCACCCTGAGAGCAATAGCCACTGCAGCTACTGCAGCGCCGGGGGCGCCCACCCCCGCCTCGCCCGTGGAGAGAGCTACAACTGTGGCTACAAGCCCTACCGCTGCGATGTCTGCAACTACTCCACCACCACCAAGGGCAACCTCAGCATCCACATGCAGTCTGACAAGCACCTGGCCAACCTGCAGGGCTTCCAGGCAGGCCCCGGTGGGCAGGGCAGCCCCCCGGAGGCGCCACTCCCATCCTCTGCCGGGGACAAGGAGCCCAAGACCAAATCATCCTGGCAGTGCAAGGTGTGCAGCTACGAGACCAACATCTCCCGCAACCTGCGCATCCACATGACCTCTGAGAAGCACATGCAGAATGTCCTCATGCTGCACCAGGGGCTGCCGCTGGGCCTGCCGCCTGGACTGGTAGGGCcggggccccctcccccggcaGGAGctgcccctgccaccccccctgAGCTCTTCCAGTACTTCGGACCGCAGGCCCTGGGGCAGCCTCAGGCTCCCTTGCCTGGCCCTGGGCTGAGGCCAGACAAGCCCCTGGAAGCCCAGCTGCTTCTCAACGGCTTCCACCACCTCGGAGCGCCTGCTCGCAAGTTCCCCCCACCAG cccctggcagcctcTCCCCGGACACCCACCTGCCTCCAAGTCAGCTCCTGGGCTCCTTGTCTGACAGCCTGCCCACCTCACCACCCCCAGATGACAGCCCATCCCTGAAGGTGTTCCGCTGCCTAGTGTGCCAGGCCTTCAGCACAGACAACCTGGAGCTGCTGCTCTACCACTGCAGCGTGGGCCGAAGCCTCCCGGAGGCTGAATGGAAGGAGGTGGCCGGTGACACCCACCGCTGCAAGCTCTGCTGCTATGGCACTCAGCTCAAGGCCAACTTTCAACTCCACCTCAAGACTGACAAACATGCTCAAAAGTACCAGCTGGCAGCCCACctgagggaggggggtggggccgtgggcaccccctccccagtgcccctGGGAGATGGGGCTCCTTATGGCTCCGTTCCCCCCTTGCACCTGCGCTGCAACATCTGTGACTTTGAGTCCAACAGCAAGGAGAAGATGCAGCTACATGCCCGGGGCGCAGCCCATGAAGAAAATAGCCAGATCTATAAG TTTTTGCTGGAGATGGAGGGGGCCGCGGCAGGGGCTGAGCTGGGGCTGTTCCGCTGCCTGCTGTGTGCATGGGAGACCCCCTCCCGCCTGGCTGTGCTGCAGCACCTACGTGCACCAGCCCACCGCGACGCCCAGGCCCAGCGGCGTCTGCAGCTGCTGCAGAGTGGCCCCGCAGCCGAGGAAGGGCTCTCGGCTCTTCAGAGCATCCTGAGCTTCAGCCATGGGCAGCTCCGGACTCCCG GGAAGCCTCCTGTCACCCCCTTAGCTGAGCTGCCCACCCCTGAAAAAGACGCTCAGAACAAGACAGAGCAATTGG CTTCTGAAGAGGTCGAGAACAAGTCTGGCTCTCGAGGAGACAGTGCCAACCAGACCACGGTCAGAACTGGG GTATTCTGCTGTCCATACTGCAGCTTCCTGAACCCTGAGCCCGAACAGGTGAGGGCTCACACCCTCTCCCAGCATGCAGTGCAGCCCAAGTACAGGTGTCCGCTGTGCCAGGAGCAGCTGGTGGGCCGACCTGCCTTGCACTTCCACCTTAGCCACCTTCACAATGTGGTGCCCGAGTGCGTTGAGAAGCTGCTGCTTGTG GCAACAACTGTAGAGATGACCTTTACGACCAAAGTGCTGCCTGGGCCCACTCTATGCCCACTGGGGGATGCCCCAGAGCCCCCTGCTCCGGGGCCAGAGCCTGAACCCAGCAGAGAACAAGGAGCAG aaGGCCCTCAGCTGACCCCAGAAGCCAGTCCTGATCCTCTTCCTGAGCCTCCCCCACCCTTAGCTGAGGCCCCAGACAAGCCCCCAGGAAGCCCTGATCAACCCCCTTCTCCAGCCCCATCGCCAGCCTCTCGGCCTGATGTCCTGGCGGAAGAATTGGCCCCTCCACCCACCATggctgaggaggaagagggacGTGTGGGGGAGCCCCGCCCTGCAGAGCCAGCTCCATCTGACTCTCGCCACCCTCTGACCTATCGGAAGACCACCAACTTTGCCCTGGACAAGTTTCTTGACCCTGCCAGGCCCTATAAGTGCACTGTGTGTAAGGAGTCCTTCACACAGAAGAATATCCTTCTGGTCCATTACAACTCTGTCTCCCACCTGCACAAGATGAAGAAGGCTGCCATTGACCCGTCCGGCCCTGCCCGAGGAGAGGCAGGTGCTGCGCCTCCCACTGCTGCTGCCACAGACAAGCCCTTTAAGTGCACTGTCTGCCGAGTCTCCTACAACCAGAGCTCCACCCTAGAGATCCATATGCGCTCAGTTCTGCACCAGACTCGCTCTCGGGGGACCAAGACTGACGCCAAGGCCGAGGGGCCAGAGCGTGGCCAAGAAGAGCCCAAGGAGGGTGAGACTGAGGGGGAGACTGGCACAGAGAAGAAGGGCCCTGACCCTGGTGGCTTCGTATCTGGGTTGCCCTTCCTgtcgcctcccccaccccccttggaCCTACACCGATTCCCAGCACCCCTCTTCACCCCACCAGTCttgccccccttccctctggtgcCGGAATCATTGCTTAAGCTCCAGCAGCAACAGCTGCTCCTGCCCTTCTACCTCCATGACCTCAAGGTGGGGCCCAAGCTGGCATTGGCTGGGCCCGCACCCCTGCTGTCTCTGCCAGCTGCcactcctcctcccccgccctctAAGGCTGAGCTGGCTGAGCGGGAGTGGGAGCGGCCCCCCATGGTGGAAGAGGGGAATGAGGCAGGGCCCGCCTCGCCCCCCAACTCCACGCCCAATGAAGCAGCCCGCACTGCAGCCAAAGCCCTTCTAGAAAACTTTGGCTTTGAGCTGGTGATCCAGTACAACGAGGGGAAGCaggctgtgccccctcccccgaccccacccccaccagaggccctggggggtggagagaagctGGCCTGTGGGGCCTGTGGGAAACTCTTCTCCAATATGCTTATCCTCAAGACACATGAGGAGCATGTCCACCGCCGATTTCTGCCCTTTGAGGCCCTGAGCCGTTATGCTGCTCAGTTTCGAAAGAGCTACGATAGCCTATACCCACCCCCTGCAGAGCCCCCCAAACCTCCTGATGGGTCCCTGGATTCACCAGCTCCCCAACTGGGCCCTCCCTTCCTGGTCCCAGAGTCTGAGGCAGGGGGGGCCCGTCCCTCTGAGGAGCGAAGCCGGGCAGGAGGACGCTGGCcaccagaggaggaagaaagctcCAGAGGGAATCTGCCTCCCCTACTGCCTGCAGGCCGCCGGTTCTCCAGAACCAAGTTCACAGAGTTCCAGACCCAAGCCCTGCAGTCTTTCTTCGAGACCAGTGCCTACCCCAAGGACGGAGAAGTGGAGCGGCTTGCAAGTCTCTTGGGCCTGGCTACCCGTGTGGTGGTAGTGTGGTTCCAGAATGCCCGCCAGAAAGCACGCAAAAATGCCATCGAGGGGGGGCCTGTGCCGACCGGAGGGGGCAGCGGGGGAGCCTCTGGCTGCAGGCGCTGCCATGCCAccttctcttgtgtttttgagttGGTGCGGCACCTCAAGAAATGCTATGATGACCAGCCccctgaagaggaggaggaagaggcagagaggggggaagaagaagaagaggtagaggaggaggatgcagaggaggaacagagcctggaaccccCCGCACGCCCCGGGGGCCCATCACCTGAACCTGCAGACAGGGAAGAGCTGAGCCAAGCAGAGGCAACAAACCCAGGAGGCAAAGAGCCTGAAGGGAGGGCCCCTCCCTCGCCTTCCCCAGTCCACGCTTGTGACCAGTGCACCATGTCTTTCCCCAGCCAAGACCTCCTGACCAGTCACCGCCGGCTACACTTCATGCCATCCCTGCAGCCCGGTGCTGCACCCCACCTCCTAGATCTGCCATTGCTGGTGTTTGGGGAGCGAAGCCCCCTGGTGGCAGGTGCTCCACAGGCCCCAGGGCCACTGCTGAAACGGAAGCATGAGGAGGGCAGCCTGTCCCCAACGGGCAgtgaggcagggggtggaggggagggcgaGCCCCCCAGGGACAAGCGCCTACGTACCACCATCCTGCCCGAGCAGCTGGAGATCCTGTACCGTTGGTACATGCAAGACTCTAACCCAACGCGCAAGATGCTCGACTGCATCTCCGAGGAGGTGGGACTCAAAAAGCGGGTGGTGCAGGTCTGGTTCCAGAACACCAGGGCCCGGGAGAGGAAAGGCCAGTTTCGAAGCACCCCGGGTGGGGTGCCCAATCCAGCAGTCAAGCCCCCCATCACTCCTGCCCCTGCAGCCTTCCCCAAGTTCAACCTCTTGTTGGGCAAGGTAGATGATGGATCTGGGAGGGAAGCCCCAAAGCGGGAAGCACCTGCTTTTCCCTACCCACCAGTTACTCCTGCTGCCGGGCCCCTGGCTTTCCTACCACCTGGGAAGGAGGCCACCACCCCAACACCAGAGCCACCTCtacctctcccacctccccctccacccaGTGAGGAAGAGGCTACAGAGGAACCTTCTAAAGCTTCACCAGAGAGCGAGGCTTGCAGTCCATCTGCAGGGGATCTCAGCGATTCGTCTGCTTCCAGTCTGGCCGAACCAGAgtctcctggggctgggggaagcagtggagggacaggaAGTGGGGTCGGGGTTCCAGATGGAATGGGGCAGCGGCGCTACAGGACCCAGATGAGCAGCCTGCAGTTGAAGATCATGAAAGCCTGTTATGAAGCCTACCGTACCCCAACCATGCAGGAGTGCGAGGTGCTGGGGGAGGAGATTGGGCTGCCCAAGAGAGTCATCCAGGTCTGGTTCCAGAATGCTCGTGCCAAGGAAAAGAAGGCCAAACTGCAGGGGGCAGCAgttggtggggctgggggcaacGGTGAGGGCCCCTTGGGAGCCCAGCGCACCGACTGCCCCTACTGTGACATCAAGTATGATTTCTATGTCTCCTGCCGAGGCCATCTCTTTTCCCGCCAGCACCTGGCCAAGCTCAAAGAGGCAGTCCGAGCCCAGCTGAAGAGTGAAAGCAAGTGCTACGAGTTGGCCCCAGCACCTGAGGCGCCCCCAGCTCCCAAGGCCCCACCGGCCACCACACCTGCCTCTGTGCCCCTTGGAGCTGGCCCGGCCCTGCCTCGCCTGGCCCCGGTCCTCTTGTCTGGTCCAGCTCTGGCCCAACCCCCGCTGGGCAGCCTAGCTCCTTTCAATTCAG GCCCTGCAGCCTCCTCGGGCCTCCTGGGCCTCGCCACTTCAGTCCTGCCTGCTACCACAGTGGTCCAGACTGCTGGCCCAGGCTGCCCCTTACCTCAGAGACCTGTGCCCGAACAAACTAACAACTCCACAGCAGGCACCACtgaccctgccccaggcccccctACTGAGCCCTCCGGGGACAAGGTCTCTGGTGAGCGCAAGCCAGTTGCAGCGCCCACCAACTCCTCCACTGACGCCCTCAAGAACCTCAAAGCACTGAAGGCTACAGTCCCAGCCCTGTTGGGGGGCCAATTTCTGCCCTTCCCATTGCCCCCCGCAGGGGGGGCAACACCACCAGCTGTCTTTGGCCCCCAGTTACAGGGGGCCTACTTCCAACAGCTCTATGGGATGAAGAAGGGGCTATTTCCCATGAACCCCGTGATACCTCAGACCCTCATCGGACTGCTCCCCAACGCCCTCCTCCAGCCACCACCCCAGCCCCCTGAGCCCACAGCCACAGCACCTCCAAAGCCGCCCGAACTGCCTgctccaggggagggggaggccgggGAGGCGGATGAGCTGCTGTCAGGCAGTACCGGCATCTCCACCGTGGATGTGACCCACCGCTATCTGTGCCGCCAGTGCAAGATGGCATTTGATGGGGAGGCCCCGGCCACGGCTCATCAGAGATCCTTCTGCTTCTTTGGGCGGGGCTCAGGGGGTTCTGTGCCCCCCCCGCTGCGGGTGCCCATCTGCACCTACCATTGCCTGGCATGTGAGGTGCTGCTGAGTGGGCACGAAGCCCTGGCCTCCCACCTGCGCTCCTCGGCCCACAGGCGCAAGgcggccccacccccagggggcCCACCCATCACCGTCACCAACGCCGCCACTGCCGCCACGGCTGCCGTGGCTTTTGCCAAAGAGGAAGCAAGATTACCTCACACGGACTCCAACCCAAAAACTACTACTACCTCTACACTTCTAGCTTTATAA